In Hydractinia symbiolongicarpus strain clone_291-10 chromosome 4, HSymV2.1, whole genome shotgun sequence, the following proteins share a genomic window:
- the LOC130641532 gene encoding triadin-like isoform X1, whose protein sequence is MDKQFLNIFQKIGTNDLSKNDFILSCFEEVMSPHWPQPQSEYHCRICNYEEFATEEALDTHITSAHHVILEKSYSLSFCLACQLHCVDAKGIAEHRKQPKHKLLDKLFQDLKSEALTYWKEQQQQQFHNVEIENVQKITSVCSIKIKQNDTIDNQPTKSLHVCKKESKSSRINPKSKFKNTTTERTGKELQIEKANVKKPVPAIVSMINQQIKGNNKQAKPEQLLAKPEQLLAKLEVQKEKAKKLVPKVVAVVNQQIKESDKLVKSEIQKIEAKKSVLKVVSAIDKQSKEKKPGKPENIKDKVEKTVPNVVSTISQQIKKTSKTSKMSSAPKSVEAQTQRKTKQKSRMKSLIQKHKDKYPHRYQPYPKSNANIDYYGDYGSNNYYQSYMPYTWNMYEQTVSINYNHYNNYTEDYSRFDETRGNMTWNNPYQYMEPNAQQLYCRMYRPF, encoded by the exons ATGGACAAGCAATTCTTAAATATCTTTCAAAAAATTGGTACAAATGATTTgagtaaaaatgattttatattaTCGTGCTTTGAAGAAGTCATGTCACCACATTGGCCACAACCACAATCAGAATACCATTGTCGCATATGTAATTATGAGGAATTCGCAACAGAGGAGGCATTGGATACTCATATAACATCAGCACATCATGtg ATTCTTGAAAAAAGTTACAGTCTATCATTCTGTTTGGCTTGCCAACTTCATTGTGTTGACGCCAAAGGCATAGCGGAGCACAGAAAACAACCCAAACATAAGTTG CTTGACAAACTATTTCAAGATCTTAAAAGTGAAGCTTTAACATATTGGAAagagcagcaacaacaacagttTCACAATGTTGAAATAGAGaatgttcaaaaaataacttctgTTTGTTCcatcaaaattaaacaaaatgacACTATTGATAATCAGCCTACCAAATCCCTTCACGTAtgcaaaaaagaaagtaaaagttCCAGGATCAATCCTAAAAGTAAATTCAAAAATACAACTACCGAAAGAACTG GTAAAGAGCTTCAAATTGAGAAAGCAAACGTGAAAAAGCCAGTCCCAGCCATAGTTTCTATGATAAACCAACAAATTAAAGGAAATAACAAGCAGGCCAAACCTGAGCAACTCCTGGCCAAACCTGAGCAACTCCTGGCCAAGCTagaagttcaaaaagaaaaagctaAAAAACTGGTTCCAAAAGTAGTCGCTGTTGTGAACCAGCAAATTAAAGAAAGTGACAAGCTggttaaatctgaaattcaAAAAATAGAAGCTaagaaatcagttttaaaagtAGTCTCTGCAATAGACAAACAAAGTAAAGAAAAGAAACCAGGCAAGcctgaaaatataaaagataAAGTGGAGAAAACAGTTCCAAATGTCGTCTCTACAATAAgccaacaaattaaaaagacaaGCAAGACCAGCAAGATGAGCAGTGCTCCAAAAAGTGTGGAGGCTCAAactcaaagaaaaacaaagcaaaagtCAAGAATGAA GTCCCTAATTCAAAAGCATAAAGATAAGTATCCTCACCGGTACCAACCTTATCCTAAGAGTAATGCCAACATCGATTATTATGGTGATTATGGTTCTAACAACTATTACCAAAGCTATATGCCATATACTTGGAACATGTATGAACAAACAGTTTCCATTAATTATAATCACTATAATAACTATACCGAAGATTATAGTAGGTTTGATGAGACAAGAGGAAATATGACATGGAATAACCCGTACCAGTATATGGAACCAAATGCTCAACAATTGTATTGCAGAATGTACCGTCCATTCTAA
- the LOC130641532 gene encoding triadin-like isoform X2 yields MDKQFLNIFQKIGTNDLSKNDFILSCFEEVMSPHWPQPQSEYHCRICNYEEFATEEALDTHITSAHHVILEKSYSLSFCLACQLHCVDAKGIAEHRKQPKHKLLDKLFQDLKSEALTYWKEQQQQQFHNVEIENVQKITSVCSIKIKQNDTIDNQPTKSLHVCKKESKSSRINPKSKFKNTTTERTGKELQIEKANVKKPVPAIVSMINQQIKGNNKQAKPEQLLAKPEQLLAKLEVQKEKAKKLVPKVVAVVNQQIKESDKLVKSEIQKIEAKKSVLKVVSAIDKQSKEKKPGKPENIKDKVEKTVPNVVSTISQQIKKTSKTSKMSSAPKSVEAQTQRKTKQKSRMNLIF; encoded by the exons ATGGACAAGCAATTCTTAAATATCTTTCAAAAAATTGGTACAAATGATTTgagtaaaaatgattttatattaTCGTGCTTTGAAGAAGTCATGTCACCACATTGGCCACAACCACAATCAGAATACCATTGTCGCATATGTAATTATGAGGAATTCGCAACAGAGGAGGCATTGGATACTCATATAACATCAGCACATCATGtg ATTCTTGAAAAAAGTTACAGTCTATCATTCTGTTTGGCTTGCCAACTTCATTGTGTTGACGCCAAAGGCATAGCGGAGCACAGAAAACAACCCAAACATAAGTTG CTTGACAAACTATTTCAAGATCTTAAAAGTGAAGCTTTAACATATTGGAAagagcagcaacaacaacagttTCACAATGTTGAAATAGAGaatgttcaaaaaataacttctgTTTGTTCcatcaaaattaaacaaaatgacACTATTGATAATCAGCCTACCAAATCCCTTCACGTAtgcaaaaaagaaagtaaaagttCCAGGATCAATCCTAAAAGTAAATTCAAAAATACAACTACCGAAAGAACTG GTAAAGAGCTTCAAATTGAGAAAGCAAACGTGAAAAAGCCAGTCCCAGCCATAGTTTCTATGATAAACCAACAAATTAAAGGAAATAACAAGCAGGCCAAACCTGAGCAACTCCTGGCCAAACCTGAGCAACTCCTGGCCAAGCTagaagttcaaaaagaaaaagctaAAAAACTGGTTCCAAAAGTAGTCGCTGTTGTGAACCAGCAAATTAAAGAAAGTGACAAGCTggttaaatctgaaattcaAAAAATAGAAGCTaagaaatcagttttaaaagtAGTCTCTGCAATAGACAAACAAAGTAAAGAAAAGAAACCAGGCAAGcctgaaaatataaaagataAAGTGGAGAAAACAGTTCCAAATGTCGTCTCTACAATAAgccaacaaattaaaaagacaaGCAAGACCAGCAAGATGAGCAGTGCTCCAAAAAGTGTGGAGGCTCAAactcaaagaaaaacaaagcaaaagtCAAGAATGAA TTTAATCTTTTAG